Part of the Photobacterium sp. DA100 genome is shown below.
TTGAACAATGCCAAAGACTAACGTATAGATGAATGTCTTCCAGCCCAGAAGTCGTGGTGTTAATGAAAAAATATGCTTGCGAAGATAAAGAAATAACAAATCACCATCCCAGCGAAGCCTCTGTTTTGCAAGGCTTATCACAGTATTTGGGACATTAGTGTATCCTACCGCCAGAGGAGAAAACGGAATTCTCAGATTAGGGTGTCTTCGCAGGTAATGCTTTATTCTAATCGTAAGGTCAAGATCTTCAGCTGTGTGTGTATCCCAGCCTCCAATATTAACAAGAAAATCACGCCGGAATGCTCCGAATGCACCCGAGATGTTGTTTATTAGGTTCCATTCGCTCAATCCAGTTTTGCACCCAAGGAGAGATATTATATATTCAATTCCTTGCATCCTAGTCACTAGGCTGTCATTGAGATTACGTACTCGCAATGCCCCGGCAACGGCTGGTACATTGGGATCATCGAACGTGTGGATAATTTCATCAACCATATTATTATCGAAAGAAGTATCACCATCTACATTGATAATAATTTCTCCCTTAGCAATCGCTAAACCAGAGTTGAGAGTTGACACACGTCCGCCACGTTGCCATTTTGGTAGGATAACCAGCTCGCGTTCGGGATTATTTTTAAAACTACCTTTGCTGCAAAGTGCTGCTTGATAGGTTTCTGGATTCTGCGAAGCACCGTCGATAACAGCGATGATTTCAATCTTTCCTGGGTAACGTTGTTCGCGCAACGAATCAATCGTGATAGTTATCGAGTCTCCTTCCGAATAGCAAGTTACGATACATGATACATTGGGTAATCTCTTGTGATAATGTTGCGGCTTGCTTTGGTATCTTATTATGGCCCATTTAAATAACCCGCTATAAGTAAGAAGCATAAGCGGTAGTTCAAAAGCTAATAACATGGGGAAAAACAGGACCAATATATATAAGATGTTACTAGTGTTCCTGCATAGCTCAACGAGGATATAGATTATTCCGAGCAGCCACTCAACCATGGTGTGTG
Proteins encoded:
- a CDS encoding glycosyltransferase codes for the protein MVEWLLGIIYILVELCRNTSNILYILVLFFPMLLAFELPLMLLTYSGLFKWAIIRYQSKPQHYHKRLPNVSCIVTCYSEGDSITITIDSLREQRYPGKIEIIAVIDGASQNPETYQAALCSKGSFKNNPERELVILPKWQRGGRVSTLNSGLAIAKGEIIINVDGDTSFDNNMVDEIIHTFDDPNVPAVAGALRVRNLNDSLVTRMQGIEYIISLLGCKTGLSEWNLINNISGAFGAFRRDFLVNIGGWDTHTAEDLDLTIRIKHYLRRHPNLRIPFSPLAVGYTNVPNTVISLAKQRLRWDGDLLFLYLRKHIFSLTPRLLGWKTFIYTLVFGIVQSILLPLLMTIHLWWLVFTYPSKYIAAILLLLYIIHLIISAFSYIYIIVVISEKPFKDLKLLLWLLAYPIYTFSIRMWATVAILNELFRRSHEESGMAPWWVIKRGHKFHLWKVTKSERNK